A section of the Kribbella sp. HUAS MG21 genome encodes:
- a CDS encoding dihydrofolate reductase family protein, translating to MRKLIYGMNLSLDGYIAAPGDDLGWGRSSDESFQWWLERELSIGLFLYGRKLWETMSSHWPTGDQQPDATPAQIEFARNWRDTPKVVFSSTIDKVDWNTRLVTGDAVPEITRLKAADGAPMRVGGATLAGAALRAGLIDEYEVVTHPVLVGGGTPFFTTLDNWVNLNLIETRTFPNGVTMARYETTR from the coding sequence ATGCGGAAACTGATCTACGGCATGAACCTGAGCCTGGACGGCTACATCGCCGCGCCGGGCGACGACCTCGGCTGGGGCAGGTCGAGTGACGAGTCGTTCCAGTGGTGGCTCGAACGGGAGCTGTCGATCGGGCTGTTCCTGTACGGGCGCAAGCTGTGGGAGACGATGAGTTCCCACTGGCCGACCGGCGACCAGCAGCCCGACGCGACTCCGGCGCAGATCGAGTTCGCCCGGAACTGGCGGGACACGCCGAAGGTGGTGTTCTCCTCGACGATCGACAAGGTCGACTGGAACACCCGCCTGGTCACCGGTGACGCCGTACCGGAGATCACCCGCCTCAAGGCCGCCGACGGCGCCCCCATGAGAGTCGGCGGCGCCACCCTCGCCGGCGCGGCTCTGCGAGCCGGCCTGATCGACGAGTACGAAGTCGTCACCCACCCGGTATTGGTAGGCGGCGGCACCCCGTTCTTCACCACCCTGGATAACTGGGTGAACCTCAACCTGATCGAGACCCGGACGTTCCCCAACGGCGTAACCATGGCCAGGTACGAAACAACGC
- the istA gene encoding IS21 family transposase, whose protein sequence is MMTVEDWAEIRRLYRSEGKAIKAIARELGISRNAVRRALARDTAPKYVRVSRGSRVDGVEPQIRQLLKETPTMPATVIAERIGWQHGLTVLKDRVRVLRPYYLPSDPASRTEYDAGHRVQCDLWFPPARVPLGAGQAGSPPVLVMTSGYSRMRWALMIASRQAPDLIAGHWQLLQNIGAVPRELVWDNESAVGCWRRGKPTLTDEFETFRGSLGIGVHLCRPRDPEAKGLVERNNGYFETSFLPGRTFIGHRDFNAQLTDWLVLANARHSRRIGCAPTARWATDRAAMLAMPPTAPSIGWSARVRLPRDYYVRIASNDYSVDPVVVGRFVDVNADLTTVTITCSGTVVGRHQRCWARHQTITDPAHRETAKRLAHYAAAGRDHATSRATGAEVVVERRDLSVYDTVFGLTHPAGQAGHAGQAGDRAGGEVA, encoded by the coding sequence GTGATGACAGTGGAGGACTGGGCTGAGATCCGTCGGTTGTACAGGTCGGAGGGCAAGGCGATCAAGGCGATCGCGCGTGAGCTGGGGATCTCGCGGAATGCTGTTCGTCGTGCGCTGGCGCGAGACACGGCGCCGAAGTATGTCCGGGTCTCGAGGGGTTCGAGGGTTGATGGGGTCGAACCTCAGATCAGGCAGTTGTTGAAGGAGACCCCGACGATGCCGGCCACGGTGATCGCGGAGCGGATCGGCTGGCAGCATGGGTTGACGGTGCTCAAGGATCGGGTCCGGGTGCTGCGGCCGTACTATCTGCCGTCGGATCCGGCGTCCCGGACGGAATATGACGCGGGGCATCGGGTGCAGTGCGATCTGTGGTTCCCGCCGGCCCGGGTGCCGCTGGGAGCTGGCCAAGCAGGATCACCGCCGGTGCTGGTGATGACGTCTGGCTACTCGCGGATGCGGTGGGCGTTGATGATCGCGTCGCGGCAGGCACCGGACCTGATCGCGGGGCACTGGCAGCTGCTGCAGAATATCGGCGCGGTGCCGCGCGAGCTGGTCTGGGACAACGAGTCCGCGGTGGGGTGTTGGCGGCGCGGCAAGCCGACACTGACGGACGAGTTCGAAACGTTCCGCGGCAGCCTGGGCATCGGGGTGCATCTGTGTCGGCCCCGCGACCCGGAGGCCAAGGGGCTGGTTGAGCGGAACAACGGCTACTTCGAGACCTCGTTCCTGCCCGGGCGGACGTTCATCGGGCACCGCGACTTCAACGCCCAGCTGACCGACTGGCTGGTGCTGGCCAACGCCCGGCACTCACGGCGGATCGGCTGCGCGCCGACGGCACGGTGGGCCACTGACCGGGCGGCGATGCTGGCGATGCCGCCGACGGCTCCGTCGATCGGATGGTCGGCCCGGGTCCGGCTGCCGCGGGACTACTACGTGCGGATCGCGTCCAACGACTATTCCGTCGATCCCGTCGTGGTCGGCCGGTTCGTCGACGTCAACGCGGACCTCACCACGGTCACCATCACCTGCAGCGGCACGGTCGTGGGCAGGCACCAGCGGTGCTGGGCCAGGCACCAGACCATCACCGACCCTGCCCATCGAGAGACCGCGAAGCGTCTTGCCCACTACGCCGCAGCGGGCAGAGACCACGCCACCAGCCGAGCGACCGGGGCTGAGGTCGTGGTGGAACGCCGAGACTTGTCGGTCTACGACACCGTGTTCGGCCTGACCCACCCGGCCGGGCAGGCCGGGCACGCCGGGCAGGCCGGGGATCGCGCCGGCGGAGAGGTGGCGTGA
- the istB gene encoding IS21-like element helper ATPase IstB — protein MATRASSPGKPGTVVKTERDLSGELAFLTRALKAPTLREAVPRLAERARAESWTHEEFLAACLQREVSARESHGGEGRIRAARFPARKSLEEFDFDHARGLKRDVIAHLGTLDFIAGKENVVFLGPPGTGKTHLATGIAIRACQAGHRVLFATAAEWVDRLAETHTAGRLQDELRRLGRYPLLVIDEVGYIPFEHEAANLFFQLVSSRYERASLIVTSNKEFGRWGEVFGDDTVAAAMIDRLVHHADVIALKGDSYRLKNHNLGRIPTPTDDQP, from the coding sequence ATGGCAACCCGCGCGAGCTCGCCCGGCAAGCCCGGCACGGTCGTCAAGACCGAACGAGACCTGAGTGGTGAACTGGCGTTCCTGACCAGGGCGTTGAAGGCACCAACCCTGCGCGAAGCCGTCCCACGACTGGCCGAACGAGCCAGGGCCGAGTCATGGACGCATGAGGAGTTCCTGGCCGCATGTCTGCAACGCGAAGTCTCAGCCCGTGAGTCCCACGGCGGCGAGGGCCGGATCCGGGCCGCTAGATTCCCCGCCCGCAAGAGCCTCGAGGAGTTCGACTTCGACCACGCCCGCGGACTCAAACGCGACGTCATCGCCCACCTCGGCACACTCGACTTCATCGCCGGCAAGGAGAACGTGGTGTTCCTCGGACCACCCGGCACCGGCAAGACTCACCTCGCCACCGGCATCGCCATCCGCGCCTGCCAAGCCGGCCACCGCGTCCTGTTCGCCACCGCCGCCGAATGGGTCGACCGGCTCGCCGAAACCCACACCGCGGGCCGGCTCCAAGACGAACTCCGCCGCCTAGGCCGCTACCCACTACTCGTCATCGACGAAGTCGGCTACATCCCCTTCGAACACGAAGCCGCGAACCTCTTCTTCCAACTCGTCTCGTCACGCTACGAACGAGCATCCCTGATCGTGACCAGCAACAAAGAGTTCGGCCGCTGGGGCGAAGTCTTCGGAGACGACACCGTCGCCGCCGCCATGATCGACCGGCTCGTCCACCACGCCGACGTCATCGCCCTCAAAGGCGACTCCTACCGCCTCAAGAACCACAACCTCGGCCGGATCCCCACACCGACCGACGACCAACCATGA